The window CTCGAACAAGAATGCGCCGGCCCAGCTGGCCGACACGCAGAAGGCGCTCGATACCGAAAAACAGCTCTCCGCCAAGGCTCAGGCGACCGTCGAGATGGTCAACCAGCAGATCGTCGCCATGCGCCGCCAGCTTGCGGCGCTGGAGGAGGCGATCGGCGCGGCCGAGGCCAAGGACAAGGAATCGCAGACGCGCATCTCCGAGCTCGGCTCGCGCCTCAACGTCGCGCTGGCCCAGCGCGTGCAGGAGTTGGCGCGCTATCGCTCCGACTTCTTCGGCCGCCTGCGCCAGGTGCTCGGCACCCGCCCCGATATTCGCGTCGTCGGCGACCGCTTCGTCTTCCAGTCCGAGGTCTTCTTCGACGCCGGCCAGGCCGTGCTGAAGCCGGAAGGGCGCGGCGAGCTCGACAAGCTCGGGGCCATCATCGTCGATCTCGGCCGAGAAATGCCGCCGGACCTGCCCTGGATCCTGCGGGTCGACGGCCATACCGACAACCGGCCGATCCGTTCGGCACAGTTCCCCTCGAACTGGAACCTGTCGACCGCGCGCGCCGTCGCCGTGGTCGAGTATCTGGTCAGCAAGGGCATCCCGGCGGACCGCATCGCCGCGACCGGCTTCGGCGAGTTCCAGCCCCTCGACGTCGCGAACAACGATGAGGCGTACCGCCGCAACCGCAGGATCGAGTTCAAGATCACCGAGCGGTGAGGGGCCGCTTCAGCGGCCGGCCCTCAATGCCGCTGGGCGATCTGGATCAGGTTGCCGCAGGTGTCATCGAAGACTGCGGTAGTGACCGGGCCGAGATGGACCGGCGGCTGGGTGAAGGCGACGCCGAGCGCCGAAAGTCTCGCATGCTCGGCATGGACGTCCTCGATCCCGAACGAGGTCGCCGGGATGCCGTCGGTGACCAGTGCGGTTTTCCAAGGCTGGGCCGCCGGATGCTCGTCCGGCTCGAGCAGGAGCTCGACGCCATCGGGATCGCCAGGTGAGGTCAGGGTCAGCCAGCGATGCTGGCCCATCGGGATGTCGTGCTTCAGCTCGAAGCCGAGAATGTCGCGGTAGAAGCGCAGTGCCTTGTCCTGGTCATCGACCAGCAGGCTCGTCACGACGATCTTGATCGGCATTCGTCTTCTCCCTCTCCGGCGGCTCGGCCAGAGGCCGCATCCACACATCCCACATCTGCCGCAGCGGCGAGCGTTCGAGGAAATGGTGCTTGCTGCGCCAGCGCCATTCGGTGCGGACCAGGCCGGCCTCCTCCAGCAGCTGCAGATGCTTCGACAGGGCTTGCCGGGAGAGGCCTGCCCCATGCCAGCTGACCAGGCGGACATGCAATTCGAACAGCGTCTGGCCGTCCCGCTCCCTGAGCTCGCCCAGCATTCGGCGGCGCGTCGGATCGGCCAGCGCCCGGAAGAGGCGGTCGAGGTCCATGGGCTGTTGCTAACATGCTGGCTCCTGTCATGCAATAATCTGGTTGCATGACGGGAGCATGGGCGCGACGGGTGCGGATCGTGCCTCCTGTCACGTCCACCGGACGTTTGCGCTATCCTGAAGCTGCAATGGAGGTCTTGCAGCATGGCGAAGCTCGTCTTCGGAATGAACCAGTCCCTGGACGGTTATGTCGATCACCAGGAAATGCAAACCGGCCCCCAGCTCTTTCGTCACTGGATCGAGCACGTGCGCGACCTGGCTGGCAGTGTGTACGGTCGCCGCATGTACGAGATCATGCGCTATTGGGATGACGACGATCCTGAGTGGGACGCGGAGCGACGCGACTTCGCGACGGCATGGCGGAGCCAACCAAAATGGGTCGTGTCGCGCTCGTTGAAGTCTGTCGGCCCCAACG is drawn from Bosea sp. Tri-49 and contains these coding sequences:
- a CDS encoding dihydrofolate reductase family protein, whose amino-acid sequence is MAKLVFGMNQSLDGYVDHQEMQTGPQLFRHWIEHVRDLAGSVYGRRMYEIMRYWDDDDPEWDAERRDFATAWRSQPKWVVSRSLKSVGPNATLVEDDLEAVVRGLKARLAGEIAVSGPALAQSLTNLGLIDEYRLYLHPVALGRGTPFFAGPRPPLRLVASDRVGEDVIRLTYVPA
- a CDS encoding peptidoglycan -binding protein; the protein is MALSRAHRREEVNFWPGFVDALSTMLIGIVFLLSVFVLGQFFLSQEISGRDTVLDRLNRQISELSDLLALERSTGKEAKDSLALLQSSLTSEQAERIRVQGLLDSSNKNAPAQLADTQKALDTEKQLSAKAQATVEMVNQQIVAMRRQLAALEEAIGAAEAKDKESQTRISELGSRLNVALAQRVQELARYRSDFFGRLRQVLGTRPDIRVVGDRFVFQSEVFFDAGQAVLKPEGRGELDKLGAIIVDLGREMPPDLPWILRVDGHTDNRPIRSAQFPSNWNLSTARAVAVVEYLVSKGIPADRIAATGFGEFQPLDVANNDEAYRRNRRIEFKITER
- a CDS encoding ArsR/SmtB family transcription factor — its product is MDLDRLFRALADPTRRRMLGELRERDGQTLFELHVRLVSWHGAGLSRQALSKHLQLLEEAGLVRTEWRWRSKHHFLERSPLRQMWDVWMRPLAEPPEREKTNADQDRRDEPAGR
- a CDS encoding VOC family protein, whose protein sequence is MPIKIVVTSLLVDDQDKALRFYRDILGFELKHDIPMGQHRWLTLTSPGDPDGVELLLEPDEHPAAQPWKTALVTDGIPATSFGIEDVHAEHARLSALGVAFTQPPVHLGPVTTAVFDDTCGNLIQIAQRH